Proteins co-encoded in one Pyxidicoccus xibeiensis genomic window:
- a CDS encoding MG2 domain-containing protein, translating into MTNRFRRRLLAGGLAVFLVGGALAVASWDVCLSARVLRGVKVPRCPDGAFRQTVGLNAHGLSRGISGPVSVWAQAHAPDPRFDGMMQGRVTRGFAELFLVDADGKETPLTPDKELPWTRDDADTLQARVSLPQVPDGDYTLRARVSTPLGTDSVDAPLPLYAPARVHVLTDRPLYEPGNEVRFRAVVLRAKDLSPLDGRPGTWLLKDPSGEVVLEERAPAGPWGVVAGSFPLDKGAPTGTWTVAWSSGAASMQATFKVEPFTLPRFRVEASSPRPFWRAGETPEVEGQVVYASGAPVAGAEVELDWGHSGAWPPPLEWMEDGGLPERTRTDAAGRFRVVLPRIPADLRGTAQLTASVAAKDGAGDRVGGGVSLLLTEDAIAVSPVTELEDGLVAGFSNRMYLRATTADGRVLPGTELTVKRAWDARDEGVRAVTDEDGVAAFQLDPGPPVNVVVPPMPVRRPPPPPPVALGGLKDVLDEDSEASLQDQLAVERWLPSLFPCARFVEPDDGSAEVTLGLRVGAGGAVADVVGADGALGACLASVLRTRALAPGRERVLQLALEVIDPGLPRLELEVETVIGNGGPLTGVLATAARDARVCLPRNVEQEAPLPAALSWKLGAKGLEVSTSWVSLPKQEDALPASVLPCIQARFVGLRLPASMEKVERSEALGVVRFTAYPAGASDEEDGPAMATTFLGYELEVSAGKDVGKTKLVLRPAQLPDMRLRATPVLARAGDEVRIDLMRGPGFTGQLPKELVLQAGGTRLESKVEKGAARFTLPADFEGWAEAQWGSAMARVYVAPRAQLSVEVSPEKPAYAPGELARLQLRTRVDGQDGPAAVGLFGVDETLAQLAPLPGGDSLGSVRPSPTVATPAFGVLDGQALAMGRIRGSNAAAAALLRVSAVPQREDAEPRVSVNATSPFAPDAELTEPFYAVLAELHTQVRQWEEKAPEGETLDPAGMAKLWEGALAACEKRGEKVTDAFGRRLRLSRLPQDLLGLTDPRSVVASGTRLPEDVENWNAWVAREAP; encoded by the coding sequence ATGACCAACCGTTTTCGCCGCCGGCTGCTGGCCGGGGGGCTCGCCGTGTTCCTCGTGGGAGGCGCACTGGCCGTGGCCTCCTGGGACGTGTGCCTGTCCGCCCGCGTGCTGCGCGGGGTGAAGGTGCCGCGCTGCCCGGACGGGGCGTTCCGTCAGACGGTGGGGCTGAACGCCCACGGCCTGTCGCGAGGCATCTCCGGCCCCGTCTCCGTGTGGGCCCAGGCGCATGCGCCGGACCCGCGCTTCGACGGGATGATGCAGGGGCGCGTGACGCGCGGCTTCGCGGAGCTGTTCCTCGTGGACGCGGACGGGAAGGAGACGCCCCTCACGCCGGACAAGGAGCTCCCCTGGACGCGCGATGACGCCGACACGCTGCAGGCCCGCGTCTCGCTGCCCCAGGTGCCGGACGGCGACTACACGCTGCGCGCCCGCGTCTCCACGCCGCTGGGCACGGACTCGGTGGACGCGCCGCTACCTTTATATGCGCCCGCGCGCGTGCACGTGCTGACGGACCGGCCGCTGTACGAGCCGGGCAACGAGGTGCGCTTCCGCGCGGTGGTGCTGCGTGCGAAGGACTTGTCGCCGCTGGATGGCCGGCCCGGCACGTGGCTCTTGAAGGACCCGTCCGGAGAGGTGGTGCTGGAGGAGCGCGCGCCGGCGGGCCCCTGGGGCGTGGTGGCCGGGAGCTTCCCGCTGGACAAGGGTGCGCCCACGGGGACGTGGACGGTGGCCTGGTCCAGCGGCGCCGCCTCGATGCAGGCCACCTTCAAGGTGGAGCCCTTCACGCTGCCGCGCTTCCGCGTGGAGGCCAGCAGCCCGCGGCCCTTCTGGCGCGCAGGTGAGACGCCGGAGGTGGAGGGACAGGTGGTGTACGCCTCGGGCGCGCCGGTGGCGGGCGCGGAGGTGGAGCTGGACTGGGGCCACTCGGGGGCCTGGCCTCCGCCGCTGGAGTGGATGGAGGACGGCGGGCTGCCGGAGCGCACGCGCACGGACGCCGCCGGGCGCTTCCGGGTGGTGCTGCCGCGCATCCCCGCGGACCTGCGCGGCACCGCGCAGCTCACCGCCAGCGTGGCGGCGAAGGACGGCGCGGGAGACCGCGTGGGAGGCGGGGTGTCGTTGCTTCTCACCGAGGACGCCATCGCCGTCTCCCCCGTGACGGAGCTGGAGGACGGGCTGGTGGCGGGCTTCAGCAACCGCATGTACCTGCGCGCCACCACCGCGGACGGCCGGGTGCTGCCCGGCACGGAGCTGACGGTGAAGCGCGCGTGGGATGCGCGCGACGAGGGCGTGCGCGCGGTGACGGACGAGGACGGCGTGGCGGCCTTCCAGCTGGACCCGGGGCCGCCCGTCAACGTGGTGGTTCCCCCCATGCCGGTGCGCCGGCCGCCGCCTCCGCCTCCCGTGGCGCTGGGCGGGCTGAAGGACGTGCTGGACGAGGACTCGGAGGCGTCGCTGCAGGACCAGCTCGCGGTGGAGCGCTGGCTGCCATCGCTCTTCCCGTGCGCGCGCTTCGTCGAGCCGGACGACGGCTCCGCGGAGGTGACGCTGGGGCTGCGCGTGGGCGCGGGCGGCGCGGTGGCGGACGTGGTGGGCGCGGACGGGGCGCTGGGCGCGTGCCTGGCCTCGGTGCTGCGCACCCGTGCGCTGGCGCCCGGACGTGAGCGCGTGCTGCAGCTGGCGCTGGAGGTCATCGACCCCGGCCTGCCCCGGCTGGAGCTGGAGGTGGAGACGGTCATCGGCAACGGCGGGCCGCTGACGGGCGTGCTGGCCACGGCCGCGCGTGACGCGCGGGTGTGCCTGCCCCGGAACGTGGAGCAGGAGGCCCCGCTGCCCGCGGCGCTGAGCTGGAAGCTGGGGGCAAAGGGCCTGGAGGTGTCCACGTCGTGGGTGTCCCTGCCGAAGCAGGAGGACGCGCTGCCCGCCTCGGTGCTGCCGTGCATCCAGGCGCGCTTCGTGGGGCTGCGGCTGCCCGCGTCCATGGAGAAGGTGGAGCGCAGCGAGGCCCTGGGCGTGGTGCGCTTCACCGCCTACCCGGCGGGTGCCAGCGACGAAGAGGACGGCCCGGCCATGGCCACCACCTTCCTGGGTTACGAGCTGGAGGTGAGCGCCGGCAAGGATGTGGGGAAGACGAAGCTGGTGCTGCGCCCGGCCCAGCTGCCGGACATGCGCCTGCGGGCCACGCCGGTGCTGGCGCGCGCGGGGGACGAGGTGCGCATCGACCTGATGCGCGGCCCGGGCTTCACGGGCCAGCTGCCCAAGGAGCTGGTGCTCCAGGCGGGCGGGACGCGGCTGGAGTCGAAGGTGGAGAAGGGCGCGGCGCGCTTCACGCTGCCGGCGGACTTCGAGGGCTGGGCCGAGGCCCAGTGGGGGAGCGCGATGGCGCGGGTGTACGTGGCGCCGCGCGCGCAGCTGTCCGTGGAGGTGTCACCGGAGAAGCCGGCGTACGCGCCCGGCGAGCTGGCCCGCCTCCAGCTGCGCACGCGGGTGGACGGCCAGGACGGCCCGGCGGCGGTGGGCCTGTTCGGCGTGGACGAGACGCTGGCGCAGCTCGCGCCGCTGCCGGGCGGTGACTCGCTGGGCAGCGTGAGGCCCTCGCCCACGGTGGCCACGCCCGCCTTCGGCGTGCTGGACGGACAGGCGCTGGCCATGGGGCGCATCCGCGGCTCCAACGCGGCCGCCGCGGCCCTGCTGCGCGTCAGCGCCGTGCCCCAGCGCGAGGACGCGGAGCCGCGGGTGTCGGTGAACGCGACGAGCCCCTTCGCGCCGGACGCGGAGCTGACCGAGCCCTTCTACGCGGTGCTCGCGGAGCTGCACACCCAGGTGCGCCAGTGGGAAGAGAAGGCGCCCGAGGGTGAGACGCTGGACCCCGCGGGCATGGCGAAGCTGTGGGAGGGCGCGCTGGCCGCCTGTGAGAAGCGCGGCGAGAAGGTGACGGACGCCTTCGGCCGCCGGCTGAGGCTGTCCCGGCTGCCCCAGGACCTGCTGGGCCTCACCGACCCCCGGTCGGTGGTGGCGAGCGGGACGCGGCTGCCGGAAGACGTGGAGAACTGGAACGCGTGGGTCGCCCGGGAGGCGCCATGA
- a CDS encoding nucleotidyltransferase family protein, whose product MEVRRPVAELGARAYAIQLLSDAGIPFLVGGAYAFAHYAGIYRDTKDLDLFIRKADADRALEVFAQNGWTTESNVHGWLHKAFWDDYLVDIIFASGNGITIVDDGWFEHAVPAQLLGCACKVPPAEEIFWSKAFVLERERFDGHELTHLLLKTGKSFDWPRLLARFDRYWEVLLAHLMLFRFAYPADRDIVPEWLMQELLSRASGSVAEGNWQQKLCRGRLLSQVAYQVDIDEWGYQDGRAWDEEDRQDEADSAALATGTDSGAHGPH is encoded by the coding sequence ATGGAGGTCCGGCGACCTGTCGCCGAGCTGGGCGCACGCGCCTACGCCATCCAGTTACTCTCTGATGCAGGCATCCCCTTCCTGGTCGGCGGCGCATACGCGTTCGCCCACTACGCGGGCATCTACCGCGACACGAAGGACCTGGACCTGTTCATCCGCAAAGCGGATGCGGACAGGGCGCTCGAGGTGTTCGCCCAGAACGGGTGGACCACCGAGAGCAACGTCCACGGCTGGCTCCACAAAGCCTTCTGGGACGACTACCTCGTCGACATCATCTTCGCGTCCGGCAACGGCATCACCATCGTCGACGACGGCTGGTTCGAGCACGCCGTCCCCGCGCAGTTGCTGGGCTGCGCGTGCAAGGTGCCCCCGGCGGAAGAAATCTTCTGGAGCAAGGCCTTCGTCCTGGAGCGCGAGCGCTTCGACGGCCACGAGCTCACCCACCTCCTGCTCAAGACGGGCAAGAGCTTCGACTGGCCGAGGCTGCTCGCGCGCTTCGACCGGTACTGGGAGGTGCTGCTCGCCCACCTGATGCTCTTCCGCTTCGCCTACCCGGCGGACCGCGACATCGTCCCCGAGTGGCTGATGCAGGAGCTGCTGTCTCGCGCGAGCGGCTCCGTGGCGGAGGGCAACTGGCAGCAGAAGCTCTGCCGCGGCCGGCTGCTGTCGCAGGTCGCCTACCAGGTCGACATCGATGAGTGGGGCTACCAGGACGGCCGTGCCTGGGACGAGGAGGACCGTCAGGATGAGGCCGACTCCGCCGCGCTCGCGACGGGGACCGACAGCGGCGCTCACGGCCCGCACTGA
- a CDS encoding alpha-2-macroglobulin family protein codes for MKRTIIAGVVGLLSGFFLLAFLMLFAGDTARSAFGASASALAGESEPQLMRKSLKNFGDDSVGSADAQAEMDAVPAPTAAMAPGMEGGSGGMEAPRLRSTLKKGRGGGGAEVDSNADAAREAAPSRSWFPETFLFEPLVVTDASGAATVPVRVPDRLTRWRVLALAHSRSGAQAGAVTGFAGTLPTYVDPVLPPFLRAGDSARLPVQVVNTTESAVETALKVEAQGATVEGGSRTVRVPARGSVVEYVTVKVEGPGPVAVRATLGSADAVVRDFDVWPTGRPVAQSRGGTLAAPRSLSLTGPVDAQPGSERVRLLVYPGALGVLRSELTSAGAREGTGDVAYALLLAGRASELLAALGETQSAEALKTLTSAKRREAAPQPVEGGVDVEAVRTALSQATQRALRAGRAPDVATAALLAEGALAHPNNPVLARLGERLAATVAAAQLPDGTCQGGDGWTLQRLLVATADCTQAVNAAVGTPEGKRRAALFSARATGALERNRSHVTDGYTAAALVASGAVTGTLRDDLRAQVRGAVKSREAGAAYLPVEAGVVDASGSTPSEAEATALAVLALEGDAQAPLADLGASLLAGYQPASGWGSGRANRLALRAVVALFREPLPASVRVVLERDGQVVTEGTFDAKALRELLALEAPAAGSGGAHTWTVRAEPAVPGLGFSLALAAAVPWKAESQGGLELAVTGPTEAKVGQPAEVVLQASTPSGLALELRHGLPAGVQVDPASLDALVAEGKVTSWDSEDGAVTLQLPPRGAGEPFQARLRVIPTLAGTLRGGASSLKVLSRPDLVSYVPPTIWAVR; via the coding sequence ATGAAGCGCACAATCATCGCGGGTGTCGTGGGCCTCCTGTCAGGGTTCTTCCTCCTGGCCTTCTTGATGTTGTTCGCGGGCGACACTGCCCGGTCCGCCTTCGGCGCGTCGGCGAGTGCGCTGGCGGGGGAGTCGGAGCCCCAGCTGATGCGCAAGTCGTTGAAGAACTTCGGCGACGACAGCGTCGGGTCGGCGGACGCCCAGGCGGAGATGGACGCGGTGCCGGCCCCGACGGCCGCAATGGCCCCGGGGATGGAGGGTGGGAGCGGGGGCATGGAGGCGCCACGCCTGCGCTCCACGCTCAAGAAGGGCCGGGGCGGTGGAGGCGCGGAGGTCGATAGCAACGCTGACGCGGCAAGGGAGGCGGCGCCGAGCCGGTCCTGGTTCCCGGAGACGTTCCTCTTCGAGCCGCTGGTGGTGACGGACGCGTCGGGCGCGGCGACGGTGCCGGTGCGCGTGCCGGACCGGCTCACCCGGTGGCGGGTGCTGGCGCTGGCGCACTCGCGCTCGGGAGCGCAGGCGGGCGCGGTGACGGGCTTCGCGGGCACGCTGCCCACCTACGTGGACCCGGTGCTGCCGCCCTTCCTGCGCGCGGGGGACTCGGCGCGGCTGCCGGTGCAGGTGGTGAACACGACGGAGTCCGCCGTGGAGACGGCGCTGAAGGTGGAGGCCCAGGGCGCCACCGTGGAGGGCGGCAGCCGCACGGTGCGGGTGCCCGCGCGGGGCAGCGTGGTGGAGTACGTGACGGTGAAGGTGGAGGGGCCGGGTCCGGTGGCCGTGCGCGCGACGCTGGGCAGCGCGGACGCGGTGGTGCGGGACTTCGACGTGTGGCCCACCGGGCGGCCGGTGGCCCAGTCGCGCGGGGGCACGCTGGCGGCGCCCCGCTCGCTGTCCCTGACCGGTCCTGTGGATGCGCAGCCGGGCAGTGAGCGCGTGCGGCTGCTCGTGTACCCCGGGGCGCTGGGCGTGCTGCGCTCGGAGCTGACCTCCGCGGGCGCGCGAGAGGGCACGGGGGACGTGGCCTACGCGCTGCTGCTCGCCGGCCGCGCGTCGGAGCTGCTGGCCGCGCTGGGAGAGACGCAGTCGGCGGAGGCGCTGAAGACGCTCACCTCGGCGAAGCGGCGCGAGGCGGCGCCCCAGCCGGTGGAGGGCGGCGTGGACGTGGAGGCGGTGCGCACCGCGCTCTCCCAGGCCACGCAGCGCGCGCTGCGCGCGGGCCGGGCGCCGGACGTGGCCACGGCGGCGCTGCTGGCGGAGGGCGCGCTGGCGCACCCGAACAACCCCGTGCTGGCCCGCCTGGGCGAGCGCCTGGCCGCGACGGTGGCGGCGGCGCAGCTGCCGGACGGCACCTGCCAGGGCGGAGACGGCTGGACGCTGCAGCGGCTGCTGGTGGCCACCGCGGACTGCACGCAGGCGGTGAACGCGGCGGTGGGCACGCCGGAGGGCAAGCGCCGGGCGGCCCTCTTCTCCGCGCGGGCCACGGGGGCGCTGGAGCGCAACCGCTCGCACGTGACGGACGGCTACACCGCGGCGGCGCTGGTGGCGAGCGGCGCGGTGACGGGCACGCTGCGCGACGACCTGCGCGCCCAGGTGCGCGGCGCGGTGAAGTCGCGCGAGGCGGGCGCGGCGTACCTGCCGGTAGAGGCCGGCGTGGTGGACGCCAGCGGCAGCACGCCCTCGGAGGCGGAGGCCACCGCGCTGGCGGTGCTGGCGCTGGAGGGTGACGCGCAGGCGCCGCTGGCGGACCTGGGCGCCTCGCTGCTCGCGGGCTACCAGCCGGCCTCGGGCTGGGGCAGCGGGCGCGCCAACCGCCTGGCGCTGCGGGCGGTGGTGGCCCTCTTCCGGGAGCCGCTGCCCGCCAGCGTCCGCGTGGTGCTGGAGCGCGACGGCCAGGTCGTCACCGAGGGCACCTTCGACGCGAAGGCGCTGCGCGAGCTGCTGGCGCTGGAGGCTCCGGCCGCGGGCTCGGGCGGGGCGCACACGTGGACGGTGCGCGCGGAGCCCGCCGTGCCAGGGCTGGGCTTCTCGCTGGCGCTGGCCGCGGCGGTGCCGTGGAAGGCCGAGTCGCAGGGCGGGCTGGAGCTGGCGGTGACGGGCCCCACGGAGGCGAAGGTGGGACAGCCGGCGGAGGTGGTGCTGCAGGCGTCCACCCCCTCCGGCCTCGCGCTGGAGCTGCGGCACGGGCTGCCCGCGGGCGTGCAGGTGGACCCGGCCAGCCTGGATGCGCTGGTGGCGGAGGGCAAGGTGACGTCCTGGGACTCCGAGGACGGCGCCGTCACGCTGCAGCTCCCACCCCGGGGCGCGGGCGAGCCCTTCCAGGCGCGCTTGCGCGTCATCCCCACGCTGGCAGGCACGCTGCGGGGTGGGGCCTCGTCGCTGAAGGTCCTCTCTCGCCCGGACCTCGTTTCCTACGTACCTCCCACGATATGGGCGGTGCGCTGA
- a CDS encoding carbohydrate binding domain-containing protein, whose product MRRTAAWRWTGVLAAGLVACGGEPGVREPGEDAPLATVSEPVQLPPVPDNYPATVTVSGTGARAISRQVWGMNLIGNTALNKSLFYGLFGATADQGRTTLAAMGIRQIRFPGGCHGDGYSWRENKMRFNIGGAYTEWDVMPVPDFLAIASELGAEPIFQLNVETKGLGNPCGWLPQYPAPTLTEAQKTARLLEDARELLRLHGGSLRTFELGNEPWGTWNPDDYGNVALTFARELKALDPSVRVLLVGHPTTGNNITGETSEAKDVAWTTMVKRLLADRSCAGGRACFDGVTDHVYSYAGYSPTANNHPHIFKGMSAFWPELGMQGIFARRNTDYSGAPLALTEWNLKCWTSGDQGSKPVRVVNDSFESGTQSWSPWARNAGTVAVASSTDKIHGAQSLQLTMTRSAGTAVDTVQVGQVINVLPNRKYRLGVRVKMPNPAYGQLIIQQTNAGEHQLHHVAERSLAGLAANAWSPVVFVDGTTFADTTSIQVLLRLNKTSAQWAADTAPVVALFDQVSFTDIHYLLELANPSFESGTASWSLWQQQANTGAMSAVNTQPQHGTGALKLSLTRSSGAASDIVQAVQVLPARPGRDVAVTAYFKTNTPQYVSLVLQQTNAGAHSLHHIAESQLTAIQPGVWQGVSITGKTFDDTTQFQVVLRIRKYLGSWSTDPAPVDVYVDNVRAYDFTNWRGAVDSVSTVEHGMMIADSYLRMARAGVASSNYHAFTRGHCGIATVVNSVPVLNPQGNAFKFTSVLAGGTMLPASVSAPAANWTTPSSPTCTGFACLPGGKPVNFLTAHAGWSVGQDALYVFLMNRHPTAAASASVNFSGLDVTGYKRKAVEVMKATDYTQTAFTLDPAPGQPVPSELLTSNNPFTVAVPPLSVVRVRLDFEKTFRFTLQPVCASGLPSRASTGSFTLWPPGQSLVWTNSAPSTGSKLMTVTATGRENSVYLMMNSDLGVTYPPVTPAPHAEFVAATFFNPPTPMFRAPALSLPEGSYTLRFQAPVTDCQ is encoded by the coding sequence ATGAGAAGAACCGCAGCGTGGAGATGGACCGGAGTGCTCGCGGCGGGGCTGGTGGCCTGCGGCGGCGAGCCTGGAGTCAGGGAGCCCGGCGAGGACGCGCCGCTCGCCACCGTGTCGGAGCCCGTGCAGCTGCCGCCGGTGCCCGACAACTATCCCGCCACGGTGACCGTCTCCGGCACGGGTGCTCGCGCCATCTCCCGGCAGGTCTGGGGGATGAACCTCATCGGAAACACGGCGCTGAACAAGAGCCTCTTCTACGGGTTGTTCGGCGCCACCGCGGACCAGGGCAGGACGACGCTGGCGGCCATGGGCATCCGGCAGATCCGCTTCCCCGGCGGCTGCCACGGTGACGGCTACAGCTGGCGCGAGAACAAGATGCGCTTCAACATCGGCGGCGCCTACACGGAGTGGGACGTGATGCCGGTGCCCGACTTCCTGGCCATCGCCTCCGAGCTCGGCGCGGAGCCCATCTTCCAGCTCAACGTCGAGACGAAGGGGCTGGGCAACCCTTGCGGCTGGCTGCCGCAGTACCCAGCGCCCACGCTCACCGAGGCACAGAAGACAGCGCGGCTGCTCGAGGATGCGCGCGAGCTCTTGCGCCTGCACGGCGGCAGCCTCCGCACCTTCGAGCTGGGCAACGAGCCGTGGGGCACCTGGAACCCGGACGACTACGGCAACGTGGCGCTCACCTTCGCGCGCGAGCTGAAGGCGCTGGACCCGAGCGTGAGAGTCCTGCTCGTCGGCCATCCGACGACGGGCAACAACATCACCGGCGAGACGTCGGAGGCAAAGGACGTGGCGTGGACCACCATGGTCAAACGGCTGCTCGCCGACCGGAGCTGCGCCGGCGGCCGTGCCTGCTTCGACGGCGTCACGGACCACGTCTACTCGTACGCCGGCTACTCGCCGACGGCGAACAACCACCCCCACATCTTCAAGGGCATGTCGGCGTTCTGGCCGGAGCTGGGCATGCAAGGCATCTTCGCCAGGCGCAACACGGACTACTCCGGCGCGCCGCTCGCGCTCACCGAGTGGAACCTGAAGTGCTGGACCAGCGGAGACCAGGGCAGCAAGCCCGTTCGCGTGGTGAATGACTCCTTCGAGAGCGGCACGCAGAGCTGGAGCCCCTGGGCGCGCAATGCCGGCACCGTGGCGGTCGCCTCCAGCACGGACAAGATTCATGGCGCGCAGTCGCTCCAGCTGACGATGACCCGCTCCGCGGGGACGGCGGTGGACACGGTGCAGGTGGGCCAGGTCATCAACGTCCTGCCCAACCGGAAGTACCGGCTGGGGGTGCGCGTGAAGATGCCCAACCCCGCCTATGGCCAGCTCATCATCCAGCAGACGAACGCGGGCGAGCACCAGCTGCACCACGTCGCGGAGCGGAGCCTGGCCGGCCTCGCGGCGAACGCCTGGTCGCCGGTGGTGTTCGTCGATGGGACGACGTTCGCGGACACCACGTCCATCCAGGTGCTGCTGCGGCTCAACAAGACGAGCGCCCAGTGGGCGGCCGATACGGCTCCGGTCGTCGCGCTCTTCGACCAGGTCTCCTTCACGGACATCCATTACCTGCTGGAGCTGGCGAACCCCTCGTTCGAGAGCGGCACCGCGTCCTGGTCGCTCTGGCAGCAGCAGGCGAACACGGGGGCGATGAGCGCCGTCAACACCCAGCCCCAGCACGGCACCGGTGCGCTGAAGCTCTCGCTCACGCGCTCCTCGGGCGCGGCGTCCGACATCGTCCAGGCGGTGCAGGTCCTCCCGGCGCGGCCCGGGCGCGACGTGGCGGTGACGGCGTACTTCAAGACGAACACGCCCCAGTACGTGTCCCTCGTCCTCCAACAGACGAACGCGGGCGCCCACTCCCTGCATCACATCGCGGAGAGCCAGCTCACCGCCATCCAGCCCGGCGTGTGGCAGGGGGTGTCCATCACCGGCAAGACGTTCGACGACACGACGCAGTTCCAGGTGGTGCTGCGGATTCGCAAGTACCTGGGAAGCTGGAGCACGGACCCGGCGCCGGTGGACGTGTACGTGGACAACGTGCGGGCCTACGACTTCACGAACTGGCGGGGGGCCGTGGACTCGGTGTCCACGGTGGAGCACGGGATGATGATTGCCGACTCGTACCTGCGGATGGCGCGGGCGGGCGTGGCGTCGTCGAACTACCACGCGTTCACCCGGGGGCACTGCGGCATCGCGACGGTGGTGAACAGCGTGCCGGTGCTCAACCCGCAGGGCAACGCCTTCAAGTTCACCAGCGTCCTGGCGGGAGGAACGATGCTGCCGGCCTCGGTGAGCGCACCCGCGGCGAACTGGACGACCCCATCGAGTCCGACCTGCACGGGCTTCGCGTGCCTGCCGGGCGGCAAGCCGGTGAACTTCCTCACCGCGCATGCGGGGTGGTCGGTGGGGCAAGACGCGCTCTACGTCTTCCTGATGAACCGGCATCCCACGGCGGCGGCGAGCGCCTCGGTGAACTTCTCGGGGTTGGACGTCACCGGGTACAAGCGCAAGGCGGTGGAGGTGATGAAGGCCACGGACTACACGCAGACGGCCTTCACGCTGGACCCGGCGCCAGGGCAGCCGGTGCCGAGCGAGCTGCTCACGAGCAACAACCCCTTCACGGTGGCGGTGCCGCCCCTGTCGGTGGTGCGTGTGCGGCTGGACTTCGAGAAGACCTTCCGCTTCACGCTGCAACCGGTCTGCGCGAGCGGACTTCCCAGCCGCGCGTCGACGGGCAGCTTCACCTTGTGGCCGCCGGGGCAATCCCTGGTGTGGACGAACTCAGCGCCGAGCACGGGCTCCAAGCTGATGACCGTCACGGCGACGGGGCGGGAGAACAGCGTCTACCTGATGATGAACTCGGACCTGGGGGTGACGTACCCACCAGTGACACCGGCGCCACACGCCGAGTTCGTGGCCGCGACCTTCTTCAATCCGCCGACGCCGATGTTCCGGGCCCCGGCGCTCTCACTGCCCGAGGGGAGCTACACGCTGAGGTTCCAGGCACCCGTGACGGACTGTCAGTGA
- a CDS encoding DUF6310 domain-containing protein has translation MLAEQCFQALDHDRIRFNDPMGRCAVASADAAALGIGLCVLAAAPEIVVGAVIVVGVVVVGVAIKEALDGYELRGSRPEEVEPAPKTKPTPQESSASQEPKPEPSGQDWFPPVPNDPLERQRGPECSPIPGPPRGGNDPHNDCADKIPGNNFPGLNVFVNGKHFDALVLATRTLWEVKTDDFDKHSPHSRKFFIKVKLAEIQREARLARECGYDFIIGVRSEAHKAALRLADPSLNIVVMDWC, from the coding sequence GTGCTTGCGGAGCAGTGCTTTCAAGCCCTCGACCATGACCGGATCCGGTTCAACGACCCGATGGGAAGGTGCGCAGTCGCCTCGGCGGACGCGGCTGCCCTGGGAATTGGCCTCTGTGTCCTGGCGGCGGCACCGGAGATCGTCGTGGGCGCGGTGATTGTCGTTGGAGTAGTAGTGGTAGGAGTCGCCATCAAGGAAGCACTGGATGGGTATGAGCTGAGAGGGAGCCGACCAGAAGAGGTAGAGCCCGCCCCCAAGACGAAGCCTACCCCTCAGGAATCTTCAGCGAGCCAAGAGCCCAAGCCTGAGCCATCGGGGCAAGACTGGTTTCCCCCGGTGCCGAACGATCCCCTGGAGCGACAGCGCGGCCCGGAGTGCAGCCCGATTCCAGGACCGCCCCGTGGAGGAAACGATCCCCATAACGATTGCGCCGACAAGATTCCAGGCAACAACTTCCCCGGCCTGAATGTATTCGTGAACGGCAAGCACTTCGACGCGCTGGTGCTCGCCACCCGCACGCTCTGGGAGGTCAAGACGGATGATTTCGACAAGCACTCGCCTCACTCCCGGAAGTTCTTCATCAAGGTGAAGCTGGCCGAGATACAGCGCGAGGCCAGGCTTGCTAGAGAGTGTGGATATGACTTCATCATTGGCGTGCGCAGTGAGGCGCACAAGGCCGCGCTGAGGTTGGCAGATCCTTCTCTCAATATCGTCGTCATGGACTGGTGTTGA
- a CDS encoding DUF5953 family protein, which produces MEPSPSELAIIVYAPVSSSDEGRALTIIHGLERALPGLRLGWTISEKGDLVELPNRDEWVATHRAHGGFPFLCNDDGDRPVTIAGWENPNGLAAGSPPHFEVHADLPLDAAGIAATATVLEAVAEGAQAFWGHATPFNAGVEIAEQTAPTLAGPPSPSRGLPVLKLPRDIRSPEIPHRLGWLNYWSAAAARAIGFPDPSRDAGLLTSARGTPSGGWVVRLTDTPLDLDNRAHLDALLKAYERFPEIGGRSAP; this is translated from the coding sequence ATGGAACCCAGCCCGAGCGAGCTTGCCATCATCGTCTATGCACCTGTTTCGTCAAGCGACGAGGGCCGTGCGCTAACCATCATTCATGGACTGGAGCGTGCGCTTCCCGGGTTGCGCTTGGGGTGGACAATCTCTGAAAAGGGAGACCTGGTCGAATTGCCCAACCGCGATGAATGGGTAGCAACCCACAGGGCCCACGGCGGCTTTCCGTTCCTCTGCAACGATGACGGCGACAGGCCTGTAACCATCGCTGGCTGGGAAAATCCGAACGGGCTTGCGGCAGGGAGTCCGCCGCACTTCGAAGTCCATGCAGACCTGCCACTCGACGCAGCCGGCATTGCCGCGACAGCAACTGTCCTGGAGGCCGTAGCAGAGGGCGCACAAGCCTTCTGGGGGCATGCAACGCCGTTCAACGCGGGCGTGGAGATCGCTGAGCAGACGGCGCCAACATTGGCGGGGCCGCCTTCACCATCACGAGGGCTGCCAGTACTCAAGCTCCCAAGGGACATCCGTTCGCCCGAGATTCCGCATCGGCTCGGATGGCTGAACTACTGGTCGGCTGCTGCCGCCCGAGCCATCGGGTTCCCAGACCCCTCACGCGACGCGGGCCTGCTCACAAGCGCTCGCGGAACGCCATCGGGCGGGTGGGTCGTGCGGCTCACGGACACGCCGCTCGACCTGGACAACCGCGCCCACCTGGATGCGCTCCTGAAGGCCTATGAGCGCTTCCCGGAAATTGGAGGTCGCTCAGCGCCATGA